One window from the genome of Musa acuminata AAA Group cultivar baxijiao chromosome BXJ1-4, Cavendish_Baxijiao_AAA, whole genome shotgun sequence encodes:
- the LOC103983108 gene encoding protein NETWORKED 1D has translation MATLSHSESRRLYSWWWNSHISPKNSKWLQENLADMDGKVKAMIRIIEEDADSFAKRAEMYYKKRPELMKLVEEFYRAYRALAERYDHATGVLRQAHQTMAVVFPNQIPLEISDESPSGFPAADVEPVSSEMLMELIDANGSRLDVSGVPSFYDAMKMSGAFPEVIDAAFAEVIMTKGFNSQEDDGKDSELKLLREENSRLSQENLDFKNQIKLESVRANGAETEVQQLKEAFSKENEDALCRYHESVARASYLETEISCIQEDLKKLNDEMLIQTERLTSAEEQRLVLEKANQSLELELDMLKQKTREQQEEISMKGEELAKLEISLHDEHVKSMKNEIDFWSLEKQYTESLEEMRVALEKLKEMKLTKLSLEDEVLKIREENNRLNEQKLSSTLKIIDLQDEIILLRDLKGKLEDEVNHCGEQKEVIHLELCQLKEDRNNIQKRHQVLKEQIQAMSLEMESLQAMIKELRNENSDLKETIKKLELEEVLYLQNTERMEKQYAESQEEVSGLHEKLKEMELTKWNLEEELQKIKKKNNRLHEQKLPSTLKIISLQDEIIFLKNLKGKLEDELKICREEKDILHLELCQLKEDKNNLEERQHALNDQTHAVTMEMETLQALMKELKNSNNDLKEIIKKHEHEKILYVQNMKHIQTMSERNAILETSLSDTNDELKRLQEKLKTSEDSCKNLQRRVSLDQTEKAVLISHMDTAAQNIEKLLNKNTFLQNSLSDVNAELDSLKEKLKSLDESCRSLHDQKSTLLSEKDTLVSQVESISWSLRNLENSYTELEGKCSNLEWEKASILHHVAELQQLLRQEKDKHTALIDSSKNQLSTLEDQIYHLEKQGRQREEELEVEQHRIMNAQIEIFILQRCLCDMEEQSLSHSVGFQRHEENLRSAEKLIVELEQECLMNKKKMESLVEHNEKLREWILRIVKLLEIDLKYVSFDDVKDDFLLQLILCEVRHLLKSISEAYDEKQILILEKSVVVTLLEQFGLYVSDLRAEMMALDRKSKTRTEEFTALKDKNDEILQVNKQLREKLQASNQREELLNAEVDTLFRQLLQLQEAHCKLQSETSKMFEGNQFLSKKLHELRKTKEKLEEENSAMLAEIMALDYLSVALRNSSAERGLELQILSDERDYLCKARNDLVQEITQISEKVEVLELENKHLKVSFTKLEECRRYLLRLDNDLNMARNVINVCEQLNLQSHTGNNLVLEKDAESSQVNNNRDRNLKDLKINTNKAEIVREEMEKKISSSEGYGCKRNELACLHQANEIMKSEMDRMNEHADKLRIKEDNLTTELPKRTDETKSSEVEILSLLNDVQCATITATLFREKVIELILTCESIERSALLNRKVLHEELMHRDARVDELKEKVNALEGENRRLKEELNAYLSLLGNFWDDIAILEEQTLYLGKHHPSPTNQGKQEKQTRSAHQRSQELSQTCSARSPPGILELQKLQAKVKALQKLVRKTRSLLDLERLGTHAGLEAACREIEAVKSKDKLDTDMRKMKYERIMRDIQLDIVLNSSRHGSSNIHSHGANKRENASEASGQPLELWGTTSEGNCSNETQKSPPVIEELSAAHHLIEEMEGNHPSSEPVSEKELGVDKLEVAKKAESPQEWSRRVMEMLRSDARRLMVLQATTQELHKNMEELEKINHPTRSDLDAIKLQLQEAESATTKLSAINSKLTEKAASFSEPPDQTGEKKDAENRSRRQISDRAEKLSEKIGRLELDLQKAQSTLQKIEEEHRSKTTRSVQKSGVLLKEYIYGKRDSIKKKKKRGACGCMRPKAKGD, from the exons ATGGCAACACTGTCACATTCTGAATCCAGGCGCCTGTACTCATGGTGGTGGAATAGTCATATCAGCCCAAAGAATTCTAAGTGGCTTCAAGAAAACCTTGCAG ACATGGATGGCAAGGTCAAAGCCATGatcagaattattgaagaagatgCTGATTCCTTTGCAAAAAGAGCAGAAATGTACTACAAGAAGCGCCCCGAGCTCATGAAACTGGTAGAGGAATTCTACCGAGCTTACCGTGCTTTGGCAGAAAGATATGACCATGCCACTGGGGTGCTTCGTCAGGCTCACCAGACTATGGCTGTCGTCTTCCCCAACCAAATTCCGCTTGAGATATCTGATGAATCCCCTTCTGGATTTCCTGCTGCAGATGTGGAGCCAGTTAGTTCTGAAATGCTCATGGAACTAATTGATGCTAATGGTTCAAGGCTCGATGTTTCAGGTGTGCCATCATTCTATGATGCCATGAAGATGAGTGGGGCTTTTCCTGAAGTAATTGATGCAGCATTTGCTGAAGTGATCATGACAAAGGGCTTCAACTCTCAAGAGGATGATGGAAAGGATTCAGAGTTGAAGTTACTTCGGGAAGAGAATTCCAGGTTGTCACAGGAAAACTTGGATTTCAAGAATCAGATCAAGTTGGAGTCAGTGCGTGCCAATGGAGCTGAAACAGAAGTTCAACAACTAAAAGAGGCCTTTTCCAAAGAAAACGAAGATGCGCTTTGTCGATACCATGAATCTGTGGCAAGAGCATCTTATCTGGAAACAGAAATATCTTGCATCCAAGAAGACCTTAAGAAGCTTAATGATGAGATGCTAATCCAAACTGAGAGATTAACTAGTGCTGAGGAGCAAAGACTTGTTTTGGAGAAGGCAAATCAATCTTTGGAATTGGAACTTGACATGCTGAAGCAGAAAACAAGAGAGCAACAGGAAGAGATTAGCATGAAgggagaagagttggcaaaactaGAAATATCCTTGCATGATGAACATGTAAAAAGCATGAAGAACGAAATCGATTTCTGGTCTCTTGAGAAGCAATACACTGAATCCCTGGAAGAGATGAGAGTTGCACTTGAGAAGTTGAAAGAAATGAAGCTGACCAAATTGAGCTTAGAAGATGAAGTGCTGAAGATTAGGGAGGAAAATAACAGACTGAATGAACAAAAGCTTTCATCTACGCTGAAGATAATCGATCTGCAAGATGAGATCATTCTCTTGAGGGATTTAAAAGGAAAACTTGAAGATGAAGTGAATCACTGTGGAGAGCAAAAGGAAGTTATTCATCTAGAGCTCTGTCAGCTTAAAGAAGACAGAAACAATATACAAAAAAGACATCAAGTGCTGAAAGAACAAATACAAGCAATGTCTCTGGAAATGGAATCCCTTCAGGCAATGATAAAGGAGTTGAGGAATGAAAACAGTGACCTCAAAGAGACCATCAAGAAACTTGAGTTGGAAGAAGTTCTTTATTTGCAGAACACGGAACGCATGGAGAAGCAGTATGCTGAATCACAGGAAGAGGTGAGCGGTCTCCATGAGAAGCTGAAAGAGATGGAACTGACTAAATGGAACTTAGAGGAAGAACTGCAGAAGATTAAGAAGAAAAATAACAGACTGCATGAACAAAAACTTCCGTCTACTCTAAAGATTATCAGTCTGCAGGATGAGATAATTTTCCTGAAGAATTTAAAAGGAAAACTTGAAGATGAGCTGAAAATCTGCAGAGAGGAAAAGGACATTCTTCATCTAGAGCTCTGTCAACTTAAAGAAGACAAAAATAATCTAGAAGAGAGACAACATGCGCTCAACGACCAAACACATGCAGTGACAATGGAGATGGAGACCCTTCAAGCACTGATGAAGGAGCTGAAAAATAGCAACAATGACCTAAAAGAGATCATCAAGAAACACGAGCATGAGAAAATTCTTTATGTGCAGAACATGAAACATATTCAAACAATGTCAGAGAGGAATGCAATACTGGAAACTTCACTTTCAGATACAAATGATGAGTTAAAGAGGTTACAAGAGAAACTAAAGACATCAGAAGACTCCTGCAAAAATCTCCAAAGGAGGGTTTCTCTTGATCAAACTGAAAAAGCTGTACTCATTTCCCATATGGATACTGCTGCTCAAAATATCGAGAAACTTTTGAACAAAAATACATTCTTGCAGAATTCCCTCTCTGATGTGAATGCTGAACTTGATAGTCTAAAAGAAAAGTTGAAAAGCTTGGATGAATCCTGCCGATCTCTTCATGATCAAAAATCTACCCTTCTTTCTGAAAAGGACACTCTTGTTTCACAG GTGGAAAGCATCAGCTGGAGTTTAAGGAACTTGGAGAATAGCTACACTGAATTAGAAGGCAAATGCTCGAATCTAGAATGGGAGAAAGCTTCAATACTTCATCATGTTGCTGAGCTACAACAGTTACTGAGGCAAGAAAAGGACAAGCATACAGCTCTTATTGATTCGAGCAAAAATCAGCTTAGCACATTGGAAGATCAGATTTATCACCTGGAGAAACAAGGTCGGCAAAGGGAGGAGGAGCTTGAAGTGGAACAGCACAGAATTATGAATGCTCAGATTGAAATTTTCATCTTGCAGAGATGTCTATGTGATATGGAGGAGCAGAGTTTGAGCCATTCTGTTGGATTTCAAAGACATGAAGAAAATTTAAGATCTGCAGAGAAACTAATAGTCGAGCTTGAACAAGAATGCCTCATGAACAAGAAAAAGATGGAATCTTTAGTGGAGCATAATGAGAAACTAAGGGAGTGGATTCTTCGAATAGTAAAACTGCTTGAGATTGATCTGAAGTATGTTTCTTTCGATGATGTCAAAGATGACTTTCTTTTGCAGCTTATTCTATGTGAAGTCAGACACCTACTTAAATCTATTTCAGAGGCATATGACGAAAAGCAAATTCTGATCCTTGAAAAATCAGTTGTTGTCACTCTACTCGAGCAGTTTGGACTGTATGTTTCAGATCTGAGAGCAGAAATGATGGCTCTTGACAGGAAATCTAAAACAAGAACCGAGGAATTTACAGCACTCAAAGACAAGAATGATGAAATCCTTCAGGTGAATAAGCAATTGAGGGAGAAGTTACAGGCCAGCAACCAAAGAGAGGAACTATTGAATGCTGAAGTGGATACTCTTTTTAGACAGTTATTACAGTTACAAGAGGCTCACTGCAAACTACAAAGTGAAACCTCTAAGATGTTTGAAGGAAATCAATTTCTGTCTAAGAAACTTCATGAGTTGAGAAAGACAAaagaaaaattggaggaggaaaaCAGTGCCATGCTTGCAGAGATTATGGCCTTGGATTACCTTTCGGTGGCACTCCGGAATTCCAGTGCTGAGAGAGGATTGGAACTACAGATATTAAGTGATGAAAGGGACTACCTTTGCAAGGCAAGAAATGACCTTGTCCAGGAAATTACACAAATTAGTGAAAAAGTTGAAGTGCTTGAGCTTGAAAACAAACATCTGAAAGTATCATTTACCAAATTGGAAGAGTGCAGAAGATATCTGTTAAGACTTGACAATGATCTGAACATGGCTAGAAATGTAATAAATGTTTGCGAACAACTGAATCTACAAAGTCATACAGGAAATAATCTTGTACTGGAGAAGGATGCGGAGTCGTCACAAGTGAACAACAACCGAGATAGAAACCTAAAAGATCTTAAAATCAACACCAATAAGGCTGAGATAGTGAGAGAAGAAATGGAGAAGAAAATCTCCAGCTCAGAAGGTTATGGCTGTAAGAGAAATGAACTTGCATGCCTTCATCAAGCAAATGAGATTATGAAATCGGAAATGGATAGAATGAATGAACACGCCGACAAGCTCAGAATCAAAGAAGATAATCTGACTACTGAATTGCCAAAAAGAACAGATGAGACCAAGTCCTCTGAGGTAGAAATTTTATCACTGTTAAACGACGTTCAGTGTGCTACGATTACTGCAACACTATTTAGAGAGAAGGTAATTGAACTGATACTAACGTGTGAGAGCATTGAGAGAAGTGCCTTGTTGAACAGGAAAGTTCTACATGAGGAACTCATGCACAGAGATGCAAGAGTTGATGAACTGAAGGAAAAAGTAAATGCCCTGGAGGGAGAAAACAGAAGATTGAAGGAAGAACTGAATGCGTATTTGTCACTTCTAGGCAACTTTTGGGATGATATTGCTATCCTGGAAGAACAGACTCTCTACTTGGGAAAGCACCATCCATCACCAACCAATCAGGGAAAGCAG GAGAAGCAAACAAGGTCTGCTCACCAGAGGAGTCAAGAACTAAGTCAAACTTGCAGTGCGAGATCGCCGCCGGGAATCTTGGAATTGCAGAAGTTACAGGCCAAGGTCAAGGCACTTCAGAAATTGGTGAGGAAGACCAGGAGCCTCTTGGATCTGGAGAGGCTGGGAACACATGCTGGCTTGGAGGCTGCATGCAGAGAGATCGAAGcagtgaaatcaaaagacaaactAGACACTGACATGCGGAAGATGAAGTATGAGAGGATCATGAGAGACATACAGCTTGACATCGTTCTCAATTCTTCACGACATGGGAGCAGCAACATCCATTCTCATGGCGCAAACAAGAGGGAAAACGCCAGTGAAGCCTCGGGCCAACCCCTTGAACTATGGGGAACAACATCTGAAGGTAATTGCAGCAACGAGACGCAGAAATCGCCACCGGTAATCGAGGAGCTCAGTGCAGCACACCACCTGATCGAGGAAATGGAGGGAAACCATCCCTCAAGCGAGCCGGTCTCCGAGAAAGAGTTGGGCGTTGACAAGCTCGAGGTGGCCAAGAAAGCCGAGTCCCCCCAGGAATGGAGCCGAAGGGTCATGGAGATGCTTCGCTCTGATGCTCGAAGGCTCATGGTTCTCCAAGCAACCACACAGGAACTGCACAAGAACATGGAAGAACTCGAAAAGATCAACCACCCGACAAGATCCGATCTTGATGCTATCAAACTGCAGCTACAAGAAGCTGAATCAGCCACCACGAAGCTGAGTGCCATCAACAGCAAATTGACAGAGAAAGCTGCAAGCTTTTCCGAGCCACCCGACCAGACCGGGGAGAAGAAGGATGCTGAGAACAGAAGCAGAAGACAAATCTCTGATCGGGCAGAGAAGTTGTCTGAAAAGATCGGAAGGTTGGAGTTGGATCTGCAGAAAGCACAATCCACGTTGCAGAAGATAGAGGAAGAACACAGAAGCAAGACGACCAGAAGTGTGCAGAAGTCCGGAGTCCTCCTCAAGGAGTACATCTATGGGAAGAGAGACagcatcaagaagaagaagaaaaggggcGCCTGCGGATGCATGCGGCCCAAAGCAAAGGGTGACTGA